In Oncorhynchus clarkii lewisi isolate Uvic-CL-2024 chromosome 24, UVic_Ocla_1.0, whole genome shotgun sequence, one DNA window encodes the following:
- the LOC139382761 gene encoding nitric oxide synthase, inducible-like isoform X2, giving the protein MKLLQDDETKLSHQTKPNKWETRANRCPFSIPVRNVKDGSSLKDMLHHQAVKNQPCTSKVCEGSVMTPKALLRGPKVSTLEILPQAIDLINQYYKSFKIPKIEHHLARLEEITMEIDSTGTYQLTVEELAFGARQAWRNAPRCIGRIQWSNLQLFDARKCKTTQEMFQFLCEHLQFATNGGNLRSAITVFPPRKEDGHDFRVWNSQLLKYAGYQMPDGSIQGDPSSVEFTKICIQLGWKPQYGLFDVLPLVLQVNGEDPDLYEIPPHLILEVSMEHPQHKWFQDLGLKWYALPAVSNMLMEIGGLEFPACPFNGWYMGTEIGVRDFCDYQRYNILEEVGRRMGLETHKLSSLWKDQALVTINVAVIYSFQKNKVTITDHHSAAESFMKHLETEFRLRGGCPADWAWLVPPMSGSLTPIFHQEMVNYILSPFFYYQPDPWMTHVWRNGEMCLKKQQISFKAVARAALFSSTLMSRVLAKRVRCTVLYATETGKSQTLAQRLNSMLNSAFNSRLLCMEDYNFSDMEQESLLVVVTSTFGNGDSPGNGESFKKQLFSLQYLRNKLRYCVFGLGSRMYPQFCAFAHAVDAKLEELGAERVTPTGEGDELNGQEEAFSAWALTALKDAYKEFKIQGQLSLQLPGAERFCEAWDPLRHRVAVESCPQDRITALSAIHSKTVFPMKLKSKHNLQSPHSSRSTILVELERERSAEVMNFAPGDHVGVFPGNLPQLVAGILKFLPHTPPTNQCLRLEYRSDTCRDDEKNWQTVGRTPACPLSQALTYFLDVTTPPSQNLLHKLSQLAKQEGHQQRLLTLAKDSQEYTTWKMFRVPNFLEVLEEFPSLELSAAFLLSQLPLLKPRLYSISSSPQLHPNELHLTLTVLNYHTQDGQGPLHHGVCSTWLDTIKKGDLVPCFIYSSGGFHLPAEPSTPVILVGAGSGIAPFRSFWQQRLHDMKHPEFSESPMSLVFGCQSSETDHLYKEETLEMRRRGVLKSVTNAYSRQPGLPKVYVQDVLRERMAEEVLSVLHQKEGHFYVCGGVNMAQGVTLAVQEILSSQLGITLTQAGEYLTQLKIQKRYHEDIFGAQFQK; this is encoded by the exons ATGAAGCTGCTTCAGGATGATGAAACCAAACTGTCTCACCAGACTAAACCAAATAAG TGGGAAACGAGAGCCAACAGGTGTCCGTTTTCTATACCCGTGCGTAACGTGAAGGATGGCTCAAGTCTCAAAGACATGCTGCACCACCAGGCAGTCAAG AACCAACCATGCACATCAAAAGTTTGTGAAGGTTCTGTCATGACTCCGAAGGCTCTATTGCGCGGTCCCAAAGTTTCTACTCTTGAAATCCTACCTCAGGCTATCGACCTAATCAACCAATACTACAAGTCCTTTAAAAT CCCCAAAATTGAACACCACCTCGCCAGATTGGAGGAAATTACTATGGAGATAGATTCCACAGGAACCTATCAATTGACTGTTGAGGAATTAGCGTTTGGTGCTCGGCAAGCATGGAGGAACGCCCCAAGATGCATCGGCAGGATTCAGTGGTCCAATTTACAA CTGTTTGATGCCAGAAAGTGCAAGACTACTCAGGAAATGTTCCAGTTTCTGTGCGAACACTTACAGTTTGCCACAAATGGAGGAAACCTAAG GTCTGCGATTACCGTCTTTCCTCCGAGAAAGGAAGACGGGCATGATTTCCGGGTGTGGAACAGCCAGTTGTTGAAGTATGCAGGTTACCAGATGCCTGATGGCAGTATTCAGGGAGACCCATCCAGTGTAGAATTCACTAAG ATCTGTATCCAGCTTGGATGGAAACCTCAATACGGCCTCTTCGATGTGTTGCCACTAGTCCTGCAGGTCAACGGGGAGGACCCAGACCTTTATGAAATCCCTCCACACCTGATCCTGGAGGTTTCCATGGAACACCCCCA GCATAAGTGGTTCCAAGACCTAGGACTGAAGTGGTATGCTCTGCCTGCGGTGTCCAACATGCTGATGGAGATTGGTGGACTTGAATTCCCAGCCTGTCCCTTTAATGGCTGGTACATGGGCACTGAGATTGGCGTGAGGGATTTCTGTGACTATCAGCGTTATAACATCTTGGAG GAAGTGGGTCGCAGGATGGGCCTGGAGACACACAAGCTGTCCTCACTGTGGAAGGACCAGGCCTTGGTGACCATCAATGTTGCAGTCATATACAGTTTCCAG AAGAACAAGGTAACCATCACAGACCACCACTCTGCAGCCGAGTCCTTCATGAAGCACTTGGAGACAGAGTTCCGGCTGCGCGGCGGCTGCCCTGCAGACTGGGCCTGGCTGGTTCCTCCCATGTCTGGCTCTCTCACCCCCATCTTCCACCAGGAGATGGTCAACtacatcctctctcccttcttctacTACCAA CCTGACCCCTGGATGACCCATGtctggagaaatggagagatgtgCCTGAAGAAGCAACAGATCAGCTTCAAAGCGGTGGCCAG GGCGGCGCTCTTTTCTTCCACCCTCATGAGCAGAGTGCTGGCTAAAAGGGTGCGTTGCACTGTTCTGTACGCTACTGAAACAGGGAAATCACAGACATTGGCCCAGAGACTGAACTCCATGCTAAACAGTGCCTTCAACTCCAGG TTGCTCTGTATGGAGGACTATAACTTCAGTGACATGGAACAGGAGAGCCTTCTGGTTGTGGTAACTAGCACCTTTGGGAATGGAGACTCCCCTGGAAATGGAgag AGTTTTAAGAAACAGCTTTTCTCCTTGCAGTATCTCAGGAACAAGTTAAG gtactgtgtgtttgggctgggcTCGAGGATGTACCCACAGTTCTGTGCTTTCGCCCATGCCGTGGATGCCAAGCTGGAGGAGCTCGGGGCAGAGCGGGTGACCCCCACTGGAGAGGGGGATGAACTGAACGGACAGGAGGAGGCCTTCTCTGCCTGGGCTCTCACCGCTCTCAAG GATGCTTATAAGGAGTTCAAGATCCAGGGACAGCTGAGTCTGCAGCTCCCTGGGGCAGAGCGATTCTGCGAGGCCTGGGACCCACTGAGACACCGCGTAGCAGTGGAGAGCTGCCCCCAGGACCGCATCACAG CACTTTCAGCCATTCACTCTAAAACTGTCTTCCCTATGAAACTGAAGAGCAAACATAATCTACAGAGCCCCCATTCAAG CCGGTCCACCATTTTGGtggagttggagagggagagaagtgcaGAGGTCATGAACTTTGCTCCAGGAGACCATGTTGGTGTTTTCCCAGGGAATCTCCCTCAACTGGTGGCTGGCATCCTAAAGTTCCTTCCCCATACGCCCCCAACAAACCAGTgcctacgactggaataccgtTCTGACACCTGCCGAG ATGATGAGAAAAACTGGCAGACTGTTGGACGCACCCCAGCATGCCCTTTGTCTCAGGCACTCACCTACTTCCTGGATGTAACTACGCCCCCCTCTCAGAACCTCCTCCACAAGCTCTCTCAGTTGGCGAAACAGGAAGGGCACCAACAGCGTCTACTGACCTTGGCAAAG GACTCTCAGGAGTACACGACCTGGAAGATGTTCCGTGTTCCGAACTTCCTGGAAGTCCTGGAGGAGTTCCCGTCTTTAGAACTCTCTGCAGCCTTCCTCCTCAGCCAGCTACCTCTGCTCAAGCCCCGCCTCTACTCCATcagctcctcccctcagctccacCCCAACGAGCTACATCTCACTCTGACAGTGCTCAACTATCACACACAAG ATGGACAGGGTCCTCTTCACCACGGGGTCTGCAGCACCTGGCTGGATACCATTAAGAAAGGAGACCTGGTACCATGTTTTATCTACAG TTCAGGTGGGTTCCACCTCCCAGCAGAGCCTAGCACTCCAGTCATTCTGGTGGGGGCTGGCAGTGGCATCGCGCCCTTCAGAAGCTTCTGGCAACAACGGCTACACGACATGAAAcacccag AGTTCTCTGAAAGTCCTATGAGCCTGGTGTTTGGCTGCCAGAGTTCGGAGACTGACCATTTATACAAAGAGGAGACACTGGAGATGAGAAGGCGAGGGGTCCTGAAGAGTGTTACCAACGCATATTCCCGCCAGCCAGGTCTCCCAAAG GTCTATGTCCAGGATGTCCTGAGGGAGAGGATGGCAGAGGAGGTGCTGAGTGTGTTGCACCAGAAGGAGGGTCACTTctatgtgtgtgggggtgtgaacATGGCCCAGGGAGTTACTCTAGCAGTACAGGAGATTCTGAGCAGCCAGCTTGGTATCACCCTCACCCAGGCAGGAGAATACCTGACCCAACTAAAG ATCCAGAAGAGGTACCATGAGGACATTTTCGGAGCCCAGTTTCAGAAGTGA
- the LOC139382761 gene encoding nitric oxide synthase, inducible-like isoform X1: protein MAFPNMIMNCIYFTIMKMKLLQDDETKLSHQTKPNKWETRANRCPFSIPVRNVKDGSSLKDMLHHQAVKNQPCTSKVCEGSVMTPKALLRGPKVSTLEILPQAIDLINQYYKSFKIPKIEHHLARLEEITMEIDSTGTYQLTVEELAFGARQAWRNAPRCIGRIQWSNLQLFDARKCKTTQEMFQFLCEHLQFATNGGNLRSAITVFPPRKEDGHDFRVWNSQLLKYAGYQMPDGSIQGDPSSVEFTKICIQLGWKPQYGLFDVLPLVLQVNGEDPDLYEIPPHLILEVSMEHPQHKWFQDLGLKWYALPAVSNMLMEIGGLEFPACPFNGWYMGTEIGVRDFCDYQRYNILEEVGRRMGLETHKLSSLWKDQALVTINVAVIYSFQKNKVTITDHHSAAESFMKHLETEFRLRGGCPADWAWLVPPMSGSLTPIFHQEMVNYILSPFFYYQPDPWMTHVWRNGEMCLKKQQISFKAVARAALFSSTLMSRVLAKRVRCTVLYATETGKSQTLAQRLNSMLNSAFNSRLLCMEDYNFSDMEQESLLVVVTSTFGNGDSPGNGESFKKQLFSLQYLRNKLRYCVFGLGSRMYPQFCAFAHAVDAKLEELGAERVTPTGEGDELNGQEEAFSAWALTALKDAYKEFKIQGQLSLQLPGAERFCEAWDPLRHRVAVESCPQDRITALSAIHSKTVFPMKLKSKHNLQSPHSSRSTILVELERERSAEVMNFAPGDHVGVFPGNLPQLVAGILKFLPHTPPTNQCLRLEYRSDTCRDDEKNWQTVGRTPACPLSQALTYFLDVTTPPSQNLLHKLSQLAKQEGHQQRLLTLAKDSQEYTTWKMFRVPNFLEVLEEFPSLELSAAFLLSQLPLLKPRLYSISSSPQLHPNELHLTLTVLNYHTQDGQGPLHHGVCSTWLDTIKKGDLVPCFIYSSGGFHLPAEPSTPVILVGAGSGIAPFRSFWQQRLHDMKHPEFSESPMSLVFGCQSSETDHLYKEETLEMRRRGVLKSVTNAYSRQPGLPKVYVQDVLRERMAEEVLSVLHQKEGHFYVCGGVNMAQGVTLAVQEILSSQLGITLTQAGEYLTQLKIQKRYHEDIFGAQFQK, encoded by the exons ATGGCATTTCCAAATATGATAATGAACTGCATTTATTTTACAATTATGAAGATGAAGCTGCTTCAGGATGATGAAACCAAACTGTCTCACCAGACTAAACCAAATAAG TGGGAAACGAGAGCCAACAGGTGTCCGTTTTCTATACCCGTGCGTAACGTGAAGGATGGCTCAAGTCTCAAAGACATGCTGCACCACCAGGCAGTCAAG AACCAACCATGCACATCAAAAGTTTGTGAAGGTTCTGTCATGACTCCGAAGGCTCTATTGCGCGGTCCCAAAGTTTCTACTCTTGAAATCCTACCTCAGGCTATCGACCTAATCAACCAATACTACAAGTCCTTTAAAAT CCCCAAAATTGAACACCACCTCGCCAGATTGGAGGAAATTACTATGGAGATAGATTCCACAGGAACCTATCAATTGACTGTTGAGGAATTAGCGTTTGGTGCTCGGCAAGCATGGAGGAACGCCCCAAGATGCATCGGCAGGATTCAGTGGTCCAATTTACAA CTGTTTGATGCCAGAAAGTGCAAGACTACTCAGGAAATGTTCCAGTTTCTGTGCGAACACTTACAGTTTGCCACAAATGGAGGAAACCTAAG GTCTGCGATTACCGTCTTTCCTCCGAGAAAGGAAGACGGGCATGATTTCCGGGTGTGGAACAGCCAGTTGTTGAAGTATGCAGGTTACCAGATGCCTGATGGCAGTATTCAGGGAGACCCATCCAGTGTAGAATTCACTAAG ATCTGTATCCAGCTTGGATGGAAACCTCAATACGGCCTCTTCGATGTGTTGCCACTAGTCCTGCAGGTCAACGGGGAGGACCCAGACCTTTATGAAATCCCTCCACACCTGATCCTGGAGGTTTCCATGGAACACCCCCA GCATAAGTGGTTCCAAGACCTAGGACTGAAGTGGTATGCTCTGCCTGCGGTGTCCAACATGCTGATGGAGATTGGTGGACTTGAATTCCCAGCCTGTCCCTTTAATGGCTGGTACATGGGCACTGAGATTGGCGTGAGGGATTTCTGTGACTATCAGCGTTATAACATCTTGGAG GAAGTGGGTCGCAGGATGGGCCTGGAGACACACAAGCTGTCCTCACTGTGGAAGGACCAGGCCTTGGTGACCATCAATGTTGCAGTCATATACAGTTTCCAG AAGAACAAGGTAACCATCACAGACCACCACTCTGCAGCCGAGTCCTTCATGAAGCACTTGGAGACAGAGTTCCGGCTGCGCGGCGGCTGCCCTGCAGACTGGGCCTGGCTGGTTCCTCCCATGTCTGGCTCTCTCACCCCCATCTTCCACCAGGAGATGGTCAACtacatcctctctcccttcttctacTACCAA CCTGACCCCTGGATGACCCATGtctggagaaatggagagatgtgCCTGAAGAAGCAACAGATCAGCTTCAAAGCGGTGGCCAG GGCGGCGCTCTTTTCTTCCACCCTCATGAGCAGAGTGCTGGCTAAAAGGGTGCGTTGCACTGTTCTGTACGCTACTGAAACAGGGAAATCACAGACATTGGCCCAGAGACTGAACTCCATGCTAAACAGTGCCTTCAACTCCAGG TTGCTCTGTATGGAGGACTATAACTTCAGTGACATGGAACAGGAGAGCCTTCTGGTTGTGGTAACTAGCACCTTTGGGAATGGAGACTCCCCTGGAAATGGAgag AGTTTTAAGAAACAGCTTTTCTCCTTGCAGTATCTCAGGAACAAGTTAAG gtactgtgtgtttgggctgggcTCGAGGATGTACCCACAGTTCTGTGCTTTCGCCCATGCCGTGGATGCCAAGCTGGAGGAGCTCGGGGCAGAGCGGGTGACCCCCACTGGAGAGGGGGATGAACTGAACGGACAGGAGGAGGCCTTCTCTGCCTGGGCTCTCACCGCTCTCAAG GATGCTTATAAGGAGTTCAAGATCCAGGGACAGCTGAGTCTGCAGCTCCCTGGGGCAGAGCGATTCTGCGAGGCCTGGGACCCACTGAGACACCGCGTAGCAGTGGAGAGCTGCCCCCAGGACCGCATCACAG CACTTTCAGCCATTCACTCTAAAACTGTCTTCCCTATGAAACTGAAGAGCAAACATAATCTACAGAGCCCCCATTCAAG CCGGTCCACCATTTTGGtggagttggagagggagagaagtgcaGAGGTCATGAACTTTGCTCCAGGAGACCATGTTGGTGTTTTCCCAGGGAATCTCCCTCAACTGGTGGCTGGCATCCTAAAGTTCCTTCCCCATACGCCCCCAACAAACCAGTgcctacgactggaataccgtTCTGACACCTGCCGAG ATGATGAGAAAAACTGGCAGACTGTTGGACGCACCCCAGCATGCCCTTTGTCTCAGGCACTCACCTACTTCCTGGATGTAACTACGCCCCCCTCTCAGAACCTCCTCCACAAGCTCTCTCAGTTGGCGAAACAGGAAGGGCACCAACAGCGTCTACTGACCTTGGCAAAG GACTCTCAGGAGTACACGACCTGGAAGATGTTCCGTGTTCCGAACTTCCTGGAAGTCCTGGAGGAGTTCCCGTCTTTAGAACTCTCTGCAGCCTTCCTCCTCAGCCAGCTACCTCTGCTCAAGCCCCGCCTCTACTCCATcagctcctcccctcagctccacCCCAACGAGCTACATCTCACTCTGACAGTGCTCAACTATCACACACAAG ATGGACAGGGTCCTCTTCACCACGGGGTCTGCAGCACCTGGCTGGATACCATTAAGAAAGGAGACCTGGTACCATGTTTTATCTACAG TTCAGGTGGGTTCCACCTCCCAGCAGAGCCTAGCACTCCAGTCATTCTGGTGGGGGCTGGCAGTGGCATCGCGCCCTTCAGAAGCTTCTGGCAACAACGGCTACACGACATGAAAcacccag AGTTCTCTGAAAGTCCTATGAGCCTGGTGTTTGGCTGCCAGAGTTCGGAGACTGACCATTTATACAAAGAGGAGACACTGGAGATGAGAAGGCGAGGGGTCCTGAAGAGTGTTACCAACGCATATTCCCGCCAGCCAGGTCTCCCAAAG GTCTATGTCCAGGATGTCCTGAGGGAGAGGATGGCAGAGGAGGTGCTGAGTGTGTTGCACCAGAAGGAGGGTCACTTctatgtgtgtgggggtgtgaacATGGCCCAGGGAGTTACTCTAGCAGTACAGGAGATTCTGAGCAGCCAGCTTGGTATCACCCTCACCCAGGCAGGAGAATACCTGACCCAACTAAAG ATCCAGAAGAGGTACCATGAGGACATTTTCGGAGCCCAGTTTCAGAAGTGA